Proteins from a genomic interval of Rubinisphaera italica:
- a CDS encoding FecR domain-containing protein — protein sequence MKNQERFAELFTDYLEGELDDAALTELRELLASDESLLKSAADLYQTHHLLGMVVDGTQSRKEKFIRETLSRLPVDTGNFVSQVMADIDQISNDGQVVRHSIKPLSNMTSENSRLEKRKLHRGLITTALIAVLALSAYSFRSNKNTGLAGKVPNPSTEDVTQSEARFAHMAHAKFFGELLPPVNSALAFGRDYVLMSGLVEIEFPEGASAILEGPAVFRVLTDECLALDVGRCSVHAPDGAEGFRIETPVTSVVDRGTRFAISVSETSETEVQVIEGAADVYQKPDRPTGQIGLKQQSQQKFQVRMASNEAQSFTHLGKFSADAVPFNSSVYHRQLPDRVISYQATKDANGRAEMLTSVRLQRGGIIYDIPVEDLIPIEVISFTGHSGHAHVATKGLLPSHRSETSSDYSLITGVINPDGSREPLTSDPVLSESGDPGKSETPGMAIHFKSPVINGPGPDVVFFDLQTFGNPPEGDAFHVSPLKFTEGLKSHTIHAYDLTMESPAALDLQGFQIHMFEEKVKSLEMLETAQCASRFAGMKFRGLAVGIDLSDLGYENGDSVDGLFIQDAMDDVHNVDPVFIGGLPSQLEVQNIKPGKSLR from the coding sequence ATGAAAAATCAGGAACGCTTTGCCGAGTTGTTCACCGATTACCTGGAAGGGGAACTCGATGATGCCGCGCTAACGGAATTGCGAGAACTGCTTGCATCGGATGAGAGTCTGTTGAAATCTGCGGCTGATCTCTATCAGACTCATCATCTGTTGGGCATGGTCGTTGATGGGACGCAGTCTCGAAAAGAAAAATTCATCCGTGAAACGCTCTCTCGTTTGCCAGTCGATACTGGAAATTTCGTCAGTCAGGTGATGGCTGACATCGATCAAATTTCAAATGATGGTCAAGTCGTTCGTCATTCAATCAAACCGCTGTCGAACATGACTTCTGAAAATTCGCGACTGGAAAAGCGTAAGTTGCATCGAGGCTTGATCACCACGGCTTTAATTGCAGTTCTGGCTCTCTCCGCGTATTCCTTCCGGTCCAATAAAAATACAGGTCTGGCTGGAAAAGTTCCCAATCCTTCAACAGAGGATGTGACACAAAGCGAAGCGCGGTTTGCACACATGGCTCATGCAAAGTTTTTTGGTGAGTTATTGCCTCCCGTTAATTCGGCACTCGCTTTTGGTCGCGACTATGTTCTGATGAGCGGTCTGGTGGAAATTGAGTTTCCGGAAGGTGCATCAGCCATTCTGGAAGGCCCGGCTGTGTTTCGGGTACTGACTGATGAATGTCTCGCGCTCGATGTCGGACGATGCAGTGTGCATGCCCCCGATGGAGCCGAAGGGTTTCGTATTGAAACGCCTGTGACAAGCGTTGTCGATCGTGGGACGCGTTTTGCGATCAGTGTTTCCGAAACGAGTGAAACCGAAGTGCAGGTGATTGAGGGAGCCGCAGATGTTTATCAGAAACCTGATCGGCCAACTGGCCAGATTGGATTGAAGCAGCAATCACAGCAGAAGTTTCAGGTGCGGATGGCCAGCAATGAGGCGCAGTCATTCACTCATTTAGGTAAGTTTTCAGCAGACGCAGTCCCGTTCAATTCCAGTGTTTATCATCGTCAGTTACCCGACAGGGTGATTTCCTATCAGGCGACAAAAGATGCCAATGGAAGGGCTGAGATGCTCACAAGTGTTAGACTTCAACGCGGCGGTATAATTTACGATATCCCAGTCGAGGATTTGATTCCTATCGAGGTGATTTCGTTCACTGGACATTCCGGGCACGCTCATGTTGCGACAAAAGGATTGCTCCCGTCCCATCGCAGCGAGACTTCTTCCGACTATAGTCTGATCACTGGAGTCATTAATCCGGATGGCAGCCGGGAACCGCTTACGTCTGATCCCGTGCTGAGTGAATCGGGGGATCCAGGGAAATCTGAAACGCCGGGAATGGCGATCCATTTTAAGTCTCCTGTCATCAACGGACCCGGTCCGGACGTGGTCTTCTTTGATCTGCAAACATTTGGAAATCCACCTGAGGGCGATGCTTTTCATGTCAGTCCACTCAAATTTACAGAGGGATTGAAATCTCACACGATCCACGCATACGATTTAACAATGGAATCACCAGCAGCTCTCGATCTGCAGGGGTTTCAGATCCATATGTTTGAAGAAAAGGTGAAGTCTCTGGAGATGCTTGAGACTGCCCAGTGTGCTTCTCGTTTTGCGGGTATGAAATTCCGTGGTCTGGCTGTGGGAATCGACTTGTCAGATCTGGGGTATGAAAACGGGGATAGTGTGGACGGACTATTCATTCAGGATGCAATGGATGATGTTCACAATGTCGACCCCGTGTTCATTGGAGGGCTTCCCTCACAACTTGAGGTTCAAAATATAAAACCAGGAAAGTCATTAAGATGA